The following coding sequences lie in one Thermogemmatispora onikobensis genomic window:
- a CDS encoding alpha-mannosidase, producing the protein MSGQLSIILVPHTHWDREWYLTFQQFRIRLVQTIDKLLNIMEQDPAFKHFMLDGQTIVLEDYLEVRPEQEERLKQYIAEGRILIGPWYLQPDEFLVSGESLIRNLQTGLRQARRFGEPMRVGYLPDCFGHIAQMPQILQGFAIDSAVLWRGVGDEVRESEFYWEAPDGTRVLVVYLPEGYGNARLMPLTPDAFITRLEIVVSQLLDRTPTTTDTLLLMNGSDHLEPQQGLPATIEAANKLLGNISRSGHSNHHQYEGIRIQIGTIPQYIEQVRQRIEQQQRQLRRLTGELRSSRYAHLLPAVLSTRMWIKQQNTAQEHLLQHWVEPLTLWAWKLGDDYPRGLINLAWKYLLQNQPHDSICGCSIDQVHRENSVRFAQCQQIGEALLTRALQRVTESMRTLPPPSLANHGQRPFPIVVFNMGPGPRNAAVSVEVHIAESLQRAVLVDENGRALPFRVLGEHRRRIGSQMIQRQALARMQAVGTFDRPGQFLALTHDTIRIAMGIPDDPDEIVDLRVLPAATPDLRRIEIALAPSNLLKGDRERLLASEREVLQLLQHEEIKALEFEVFELAQQKVELLASELPPYGAKTYWLYPAVQLDQVPPLEHATLRCGPQSIENEFYRVEVDGELGTLTVTDKETGAVFRGLHRVVDGGDVGDLYTYCPPTHDTLISTPAQPPRIELLSAGPVRAALRISSLWRLPESCSDSRDRRSERFVDCPIVSEISLYPGVRRIDIHTTVENNARDHRLRVLFPIPYTIERVAAEGTFEVRLRPVTAPRPENVSEWAEAPVNTFPQKRFVDLSDGQLGLAVLNRGLPEYEVVQSGPGLASGEMALALTLLRCVEWLSRDDLSTRQGPAGPMYYTPEAQCPGRHEFDYALVPHRGTWEAEDGLVLREAQALNLPARATVTSQHDGQLPACASLIEVSPPELVVSAIKRSLDDQGWVVRVYNPLDHEVEATFRPGLVASQAFVANLLEEPREQLGWQGGQDSSSLQNTPPIRRQLRAGEIVTLLLR; encoded by the coding sequence ATGAGTGGGCAACTCAGCATCATTCTGGTGCCACATACCCATTGGGACCGCGAGTGGTATCTGACCTTTCAGCAGTTCCGAATTCGACTGGTGCAAACCATAGACAAACTGCTGAATATCATGGAACAAGACCCTGCATTCAAGCACTTCATGCTCGATGGGCAGACGATCGTGCTTGAAGACTACCTGGAAGTGCGGCCCGAGCAGGAGGAGCGTCTCAAGCAATACATTGCTGAGGGGCGCATTCTCATCGGTCCCTGGTATCTCCAGCCCGATGAGTTTTTGGTGAGTGGCGAGTCATTGATTCGCAATCTGCAGACGGGTCTCAGGCAGGCGAGGCGATTCGGGGAACCTATGCGCGTTGGCTACCTGCCTGACTGCTTCGGTCATATTGCGCAGATGCCACAGATTCTGCAAGGTTTCGCTATTGATAGCGCGGTTCTCTGGCGAGGTGTGGGCGATGAGGTCAGAGAAAGTGAATTCTATTGGGAGGCGCCAGATGGCACCAGGGTTCTGGTGGTTTACCTGCCCGAGGGCTATGGCAACGCGCGCCTGATGCCCCTGACTCCCGATGCCTTTATCACCCGGCTGGAGATAGTCGTCTCGCAGCTGCTCGATCGTACTCCCACCACAACGGACACGCTGCTTTTGATGAACGGCTCCGACCATCTGGAGCCGCAGCAGGGCCTGCCGGCAACTATTGAGGCGGCCAATAAGCTGCTGGGGAACATCTCGCGCTCTGGTCACAGCAATCATCATCAGTATGAAGGTATCCGTATTCAGATTGGCACCATCCCCCAGTACATCGAGCAGGTACGCCAGCGTATCGAGCAGCAGCAGCGCCAGCTTCGCCGCCTCACAGGCGAGTTGCGCAGCAGCCGATATGCTCATCTGCTCCCTGCCGTTCTTTCGACGCGCATGTGGATCAAGCAGCAGAATACTGCTCAGGAGCACCTGCTCCAGCACTGGGTCGAGCCGCTGACGCTTTGGGCCTGGAAGCTCGGCGATGACTATCCGCGCGGCCTGATCAATCTGGCCTGGAAATACCTGCTGCAGAACCAGCCGCACGACAGCATCTGTGGCTGCAGCATCGATCAGGTCCATCGCGAGAATAGTGTCCGCTTTGCGCAGTGCCAACAAATTGGCGAGGCCCTGCTCACGCGGGCCTTGCAGCGGGTCACTGAGAGCATGCGCACGCTGCCGCCGCCGTCCTTGGCGAATCACGGGCAGAGGCCTTTCCCGATCGTGGTCTTTAACATGGGACCAGGGCCGCGCAATGCTGCGGTCTCCGTCGAGGTCCATATCGCCGAGTCGCTGCAGCGCGCGGTTCTCGTCGATGAGAACGGTCGAGCATTGCCCTTCCGGGTGTTGGGTGAGCACCGGCGGCGCATCGGTAGCCAGATGATCCAACGTCAGGCCCTGGCCCGTATGCAGGCCGTGGGTACCTTTGACCGCCCCGGCCAGTTCCTGGCACTGACTCACGACACCATCAGGATCGCGATGGGCATTCCCGATGATCCCGATGAGATCGTCGATCTGCGCGTCCTGCCCGCCGCTACTCCCGACCTGCGCCGTATCGAGATCGCTCTGGCGCCTTCCAATTTGCTCAAAGGCGACCGCGAGCGCCTGCTCGCCAGCGAGCGAGAGGTGCTGCAACTGCTCCAGCATGAGGAGATCAAGGCGCTGGAGTTCGAGGTCTTCGAGCTGGCCCAGCAGAAGGTCGAGCTCCTGGCCAGCGAGCTGCCGCCCTACGGGGCTAAAACCTACTGGCTCTATCCGGCGGTTCAGCTCGACCAGGTTCCGCCGCTGGAGCATGCCACCCTGCGCTGCGGTCCGCAGTCGATCGAGAACGAGTTTTACCGCGTCGAGGTGGATGGCGAGCTTGGTACGCTGACTGTCACCGACAAAGAGACGGGCGCCGTTTTCCGCGGCTTGCATCGCGTTGTCGATGGCGGCGATGTCGGTGACCTGTATACCTACTGTCCGCCCACGCACGATACGCTGATCAGTACGCCGGCCCAACCGCCACGCATCGAGCTGTTGAGCGCCGGTCCGGTGCGCGCCGCCCTGCGTATTAGCTCGCTCTGGCGTCTGCCAGAGAGCTGTAGCGATAGTCGCGATCGCCGCAGCGAGCGCTTCGTCGACTGTCCGATCGTCAGCGAGATCTCGCTCTACCCGGGAGTGCGCCGCATCGATATCCATACGACGGTGGAGAATAATGCGCGTGACCACCGTCTGCGGGTCCTCTTCCCGATCCCTTATACAATAGAAAGGGTGGCCGCCGAGGGAACGTTTGAGGTGCGCCTGCGTCCGGTGACTGCTCCTCGCCCGGAGAACGTCAGCGAGTGGGCGGAGGCGCCCGTCAATACCTTCCCCCAGAAGCGCTTTGTTGATCTCAGCGATGGTCAGCTCGGCCTGGCGGTCCTCAACCGCGGCCTGCCGGAATACGAGGTTGTCCAGAGCGGGCCGGGCCTGGCTTCGGGAGAGATGGCGCTGGCTTTGACCCTGCTGCGCTGCGTCGAGTGGCTCTCGCGCGACGATCTCTCAACGCGCCAGGGTCCCGCCGGCCCCATGTACTATACCCCCGAGGCGCAGTGTCCTGGCCGTCATGAATTCGACTATGCCCTGGTGCCACACCGCGGTACGTGGGAGGCCGAGGATGGCCTGGTGCTGCGCGAGGCGCAGGCCCTCAATCTACCGGCCCGCGCCACGGTAACCAGCCAGCACGATGGCCAGCTTCCAGCCTGCGCCTCGCTGATCGAGGTCTCGCCCCCTGAGCTGGTGGTCAGCGCCATTAAGCGCTCGCTCGATGACCAGGGCTGGGTAGTGCGGGTCTATAATCCGCTCGACCACGAGGTCGAGGCAACTTTCCGCCCCGGTCTTGTCGCCAGCCAGGCCTTTGTGGCAAACTTACTGGAGGAACCGCGTGAGCAGCTTGGATGGCAGGGAGGTCAGGATAGCTCATCGCTGCAGAATACACCTCCTATCCGGCGACAACTGCGCGCCGGGGAGATCGTGACGCTGCTGCTCCGTTAG
- a CDS encoding class I SAM-dependent methyltransferase: protein MVTSLHVVLSHVQVAPLLQARREGRRQWELSPDLGLSQVTVALTEEGVLFPSGELLRWDDVERIASALNSCFLLEHGSVRPIQTFSAVTNRPCSLYPTRGVPSLLIAGFVMHRVKEVDPLEDTRLKMRTLAPIGGRVLDTATGLGYTAIEAARFADEVITIELDPAVQEVARLNPWSQDLFHHPKIRRMLGDASELVPTFPDQYFSRIIHDPPAFELAGELYSGAFYRELYRVLRGGGRLFHYVGDLQSRAGSITLRGVTRRLQEAGFARVVPRQEAFGVVAYK from the coding sequence GTGGTCACCAGCCTACACGTTGTCTTATCACACGTCCAGGTTGCCCCTCTTTTGCAGGCTCGTCGGGAGGGGAGGCGGCAGTGGGAACTCTCGCCTGACCTGGGCCTCTCCCAAGTGACGGTTGCCTTGACCGAAGAGGGGGTACTCTTCCCTTCGGGCGAGCTGTTGCGCTGGGATGATGTTGAGCGCATCGCTTCTGCGCTCAATAGCTGTTTTCTGCTGGAACATGGTTCCGTGCGGCCCATTCAGACCTTCTCAGCGGTGACCAATCGCCCCTGTAGTCTCTATCCGACGCGGGGGGTGCCCAGCCTGCTGATCGCTGGCTTCGTCATGCACCGGGTGAAGGAGGTTGATCCGCTGGAGGACACGCGCCTCAAGATGCGCACACTGGCGCCCATTGGCGGGCGCGTGCTGGACACGGCCACTGGCCTGGGGTATACCGCCATCGAAGCGGCTCGCTTTGCCGACGAGGTGATTACCATCGAGCTTGATCCTGCGGTTCAGGAGGTGGCCCGCTTGAATCCCTGGTCACAGGATCTCTTCCATCACCCCAAGATCCGCCGCATGCTTGGCGATGCCAGCGAGCTGGTGCCGACCTTTCCCGATCAGTATTTTTCGCGCATTATCCACGATCCGCCGGCCTTCGAGTTGGCTGGCGAACTCTACTCGGGTGCCTTCTATCGCGAACTGTATCGGGTGCTCCGCGGCGGGGGGCGCCTCTTCCACTATGTGGGCGACCTGCAGAGCCGTGCGGGTAGCATTACCCTGCGGGGGGTAACCCGCCGTTTGCAGGAAGCCGGCTTTGCGCGGGTGGTGCCGCGTCAGGAGGCTTTTGGCGTGGTAGCCTATAAGTAA
- a CDS encoding zinc ribbon domain-containing protein: MNAQSLSLILGATPSGGGLLTTLQNALGFIISFFLAFFFVFWISLIIWTFRDIRSRSQDLATQVIATLLVAVFNVGGLLIYLILRPRQTLAEIYERQLEEESLLAEMTERQTCTNCHARVESDFQICPSCGQKLKRPCPKCERLLELRWSFCPYCATNLMAMPMQGMPSVPGVSAVPGVPSMPGVAGMPPNQPPGVPMSGPLGGNRF; this comes from the coding sequence GTGAACGCGCAATCTCTTAGCCTTATCCTTGGAGCTACCCCCAGTGGGGGCGGCCTGCTCACAACCCTGCAGAACGCACTGGGGTTCATTATCAGTTTTTTTCTGGCTTTCTTCTTTGTTTTCTGGATAAGCTTAATCATCTGGACATTCCGCGATATTCGTTCCCGCTCTCAGGACCTGGCTACTCAGGTCATTGCAACCCTGCTGGTGGCAGTCTTTAATGTGGGTGGACTGCTGATCTACCTGATTCTACGCCCTCGCCAGACTCTGGCAGAGATCTATGAGCGCCAGCTGGAAGAGGAGTCGCTGCTGGCCGAGATGACCGAGCGCCAGACGTGCACCAATTGTCACGCCCGCGTGGAGTCGGATTTCCAGATTTGCCCCTCCTGCGGACAGAAGCTCAAGCGGCCTTGCCCGAAGTGCGAGCGTCTTCTTGAGCTGCGCTGGTCGTTCTGCCCTTACTGCGCGACGAATTTGATGGCTATGCCTATGCAGGGTATGCCCAGCGTTCCCGGCGTCTCCGCCGTGCCCGGCGTTCCATCGATGCCAGGCGTAGCCGGCATGCCCCCCAATCAGCCGCCAGGCGTTCCGATGAGCGGGCCGCTCGGCGGTAACCGCTTCTAG